DNA sequence from the Haemorhous mexicanus isolate bHaeMex1 chromosome 24, bHaeMex1.pri, whole genome shotgun sequence genome:
gtgccctctcTGCTGGGCAATGGGCAGGGCCCTGAGGGGGTGGAGAGCTGTGTTTTTCAAGGCGTTTCCCTCTGCAGACCCTCCTCCTCTTGGGATGCTTTGCTGTGTTCTGGACATTTTACTACATGCTGGAGGTTTGCCTGACGAGGAACGAGGTGGGGCTGGACCTggcctgctccagctccagcagctgcaggtggtaccagcagggcaggaagcaCCGAGCCCTGGAGAGCGACCTGGAGATGGAGTCGGTGCCTCTGTACCAGGAGAAGGACGTGGAGGGAGCTGAGATGGACTGTGAGCACCTGGAGCCTGCCCAGGATGGGGAGGAGGGGTCCTggacccccacccaccccaaacTTTCCAGCaatggcagagctgtgagcttCCATGAGGCAGCCCCCACTGGAACGGGGTTCGTGGGCCAGGAGGCATCGACTGAACTCCTCGGGGAGGACAGggagcaccagccctgctgactggggctgggctgggctggggcccTCCCTTGGTACGACCTGCCTGGGCTCAGGCAGCACAGACTCATTCCTGAGCCTCCACGGACCATTGCcactgtgtcctgcaggaggtGGTGTTGGAAGGGGCTTGGAAACAAGGAGAGAGGGCTGGTACTGGAAAGGgagctgcccttccctcctcctggaaaacaaagcaagcctTAAACCTTTTCCTGGTGGAGCCTGCCCTGCTGGACGCTCAGGGCACCGTTGTGAGTGGAGTGCCATTCCCACTGAGCCCCTTCCTGCCGCTGCAGCAGGGCCAAGACGTGTCCCTTTGTCCCTGAtttctgcagagccagcctggaaatgcagcagggccccagcagccgcctctgcaggcagggaccCCGCAGCACTGGCATTTTCCCGGGCTGGCAGCTGGCCCCTACCCACCAGTTATCCCAGTTTAGAAGCAGGGAATTACTTCACTCATCTCCAACCAGCGCTTCTGCCTGCCCCCGTGCTCCAATCCTGCTGATTCCTCCTCTCccgtgggcacagagcagctgtggggtgggggaggcaggagccagccagtttgggggcaggatggggctgtccctgtgtcactgggCACTCTGGTAGCAGGTAGgcctgctttgggctgggaggggaggctgaGTTGCTCTGGCAGTGGCTCGTCTGAGCAGGGTTGGCTTGTTCACATGTCTTTGGGTttggtggtttatttttttaaagctggggtttgttttttaatcagCAAAGCCCTTTTGTGTAGCTTTCCAAATAAAGCCTGAAAAACCCTCCTCTCCCCCATCCATCACTCTTCTGCCCTCCCAGAGCTTCCTCACTGTGGAAAAATGTTgccacacagcagctcccagccctggggccggGGGGGACCCGGTGCTGGGGTGCTGCCTCTGGGGGGCTGGGagccctctgtgccctgggttATAGGGGCTGCTCAGGCAGGGGGAGGCAAGGGCTGGGCCAGAGCGTTGGAAGGAGCAAGGACAAGAGTGGCTCTCATGGTTCAGCGGGGAGAGGGCAGAGTTTTCCAAGCCAGGCAGGGAAAATCCAAGCTCCAGCTTAGGTTTTCCCAGCTTTGGAGGTggcagaaggagcagctcccttTCAGGGAGAAGGACTTTGTCTCTCCAGGTGCCATCGGCCAGCCACAACAGGCGGGCAGCAGGAAACCTCGTCAGGCCACGCTCGATGAATATAACCTTTTAATTTTGACAAAAACGAAGTACAAAACCGAGGCCAATTCTCTCTTCTCCCCGTTGCAGGGATCTCTGCGGCGGTGGCGCGGGGCTGgtgcgggcggcgggcggggcggcggccccggggacCGGGGTGCGGGCCCGTCCCGCCCGAGGGTACCGGCGAGGGCAGGGCCGGCTGGCGGCGGGGGTGCGAGGCCGGGGGGCTGCCGGGGGGCTGCCGGGGGGCTGCcgggggcaggggctgcccggggcACGGCGCTGGGGGCTgcggccccggggcgggggCTGCGGCGGGCAGCGTGCGGCCGCTGGCGGGGCGATGGGGCTGGCGGGCGGATGCTCCTCAATAAATACCAATGGATGGGCGGCGGCGCTGGGCCGGGGGGAGCGGAGACGGAGGTCCcggctggggagggctgggggcgGCGCGGCAGTGCCTAGCTGATGATCTGCCGGGGCCGGCCGTAGCTCATGCCCGCCTGTGACGCTCCCTTGTTGCTGCCCATCTGTAGCCCGATGATGTTCTTGCCCTCCTTCAGCTGGCTCTCGGTGAACTCCCGCTTGTGCTCCTGAGCTTTCCTGCGGGGCACAGGGAGAGGCCGTGGGGCACTCGCACCCCGGGCTGCCCGGGAGCCACCCCCGATCCCCAGGAATGTCCCAGccaccctccctccccagccgAAAGTCTGGCATCCCAATTCCATGTGCTTCCAGGCACAGCAAAgagccagctctgagcagccgCAGGTCAAGGGAGTCCCCGTGCCCAGCTCGGCACTCCCCCACTTACTTCATGAACCAGTTGGGGTCCCCGTGGTAGTTCCCGTCGTTCTTGGTGActgccaggctccccagggccaTCAGCGTCCTCTGCACCGCCGCCATGTCcttggctgcccagggagagaGCGCGTGAGGACGGGCACAGCACAGCgaccctgggacccccaacccctcctgcccccctccCGCACCTTCAAAGAGGTCCACGGTCTGGAAGATGTCTGTCTTGACCACGCCGTAGTCCTCGGCCGCCTTCAGGaactgggcaatctgttccatcTGCTTGAAGACCATGGTGGGCGGCGCGTCGGGGATCTTGACGGGCTTGGAGCCGTCGGGGTAGAGGCTGTTCACCAGTCTGCTGAGCACCTGCCACAGAGGGGAGCCTGGGCTTGCTGCACTGCCCTCGGAGCTCCCCGTGCTGCCCATGATGCTCCCCGTGCTGCCCTCAGAGCTCCCCGTGCTGCCCTCAGAGCTCCCCGTGCTGCCCTCGGAGCTCCCCGTGCTGccctcagagctccctgtgctgccctcGGAGCTCCCCGTGCTGccctcagagctccctgtgctgccctcaGAGCTCCCCGTGCTGCCCTCAGAGCTCCCCGTGCTGccctcagagctccctgtgctgccctcagagctccctgtgctgccctcGGAGCTCCCCGTGCTGCCCTCGGAGCTCCCCGTGCTGCCCTCGGAGCTCCCCGTGCTGCCCTCAGAGCTCCCCGTGCTGccctcagagctccctgtgctgccctcaGAGCTCCTTGTGCTGCCCCCGGAGCTCCCCACGGCCGCCCAGCCCCCACCCCACTTACGATGCCGTTCTTCAGCCAGACCTGGAAGCCCAGGCGGCCCCGCTCGGGGCGTCCCACGGCAGCCCCGCACTGTGCCACGATCCACTCCACCAGCCGGTCCTCCAGCTCGTCATCGTACTTCTTCTCGATCTTGGACTGCACATCCCTGCTCATGCCATAGGCTGGCCCTTTGTTTGCCATGGCTGCTGTGGTGGGAGACCTGGTGGCACGACAGGGACAGTCAGGCTGTGGAGATGCTGTCTGCTATCCAGGGACCCCGCGGACACCATGGTGTCATTCGCTTGCCACTCTGCTGCAGTGGGGACAAGCCCTTCCAACTGTTCCCTCGCCCTTCAGCTCCATCCAGGTGTGTTTGGAGGAACCATGACCTCCCAAATCTGCCCTGACAGACGGTGGGTATCCTGGCAGAGATGCCTCATCCCCAGCTCAGAGAGCGCACAGGAGCAGCCTCATCCCTGTTCCTTGCCAGCTCTTGGTTGGCAGGGATGTCCCTGGTGTGACCCATGCCAGGATCCAGGGGGCAGGGGAACCACATCaaggctggctggctgtggcacagcagggtggccgtggcacagcagggtggcCATGGGATGGCCTTGGCACAGCAGGTCCGGGAGCCAGGGAGGAGCGCGGGTGAGGCGGGAGCAGCGGGAGCCGTGCCCGTGCCCTTGTAAGGACATGCTGCGGGCAGTGATGGCAGGTAGCCGGCTGCAGGCAGGCCCCGAGGGTGCCAAGGAGGATGCCAGGGAAGATGCCAGCAAGGAGAGGCTCTGGGAGTGGCAGCCAAGCCTTTGGTGGGGCTGGCATCGCTCCCCCCTGCCGGGCTCCTTGCTTGGCAGGAAGCCTCCGGGTGCCTCCAGGAGCAGTGTGATGTCCCACAGCCACACCCGGCCTCCAGTGGGCTCCTCCTGACCGCGGGATACCCCGGCTCCTGCGGGCTGGGCTGAgacctggcacagctcagcgCAAGAGAGGACACCGCCCCCGCTTGCTGCCAGCAATGCAGGGGTGCCCCCTGAGCCCCGTGGTTAATGTGGTGATACCCCACGAGCCCGACgggcagcctgtgcccagaCCCCATCATGGGCACGTCCCGTGATGCTACAGCTGCCCCAGCCAATCCCGCTCCGTGTCCTGGCCCGACCGGGCACAGAGGGGTCACCCACGGCTCCCTCGGCCACATGGCATTGCCTGTGCCCTGGCTcgccagccctgtgcccatctCCCGTCCCCGCCGAGCACCGGGCAGACACGGGCACTGGGGGCTGGAGTTGCCCCTCCATCgctgccctgagcccctcaCGGCCTCTCCGGCTACCTCGGGGACCCGCGGCTGCGCAGCCCCGCCGAGAACGCGGTcctgaggggagcagcaggacagaacCCCAGCAGTGACCCCAGCCCGAGCAGGGGAGCCCGACCCTCCTCCAGGGAACAGCATTTCCATCCCGGGGAGCCGCATCCACCCGGAGGAGCAGAATCCGCGGCATCCGGGGAGCCGCAGATCGCAGTCCCGGGAGCGGCTTCGCTACCCCGGGTACAGGGTCCCCATCCCGGGGAGCATCACCCCCGTGCCGGGGGCTGGCGTTCCCACACCGGGGAccctccccgccgccccccTCCCCCGCGGCAGGACTTACAAGCGGCTGTGGACGGAGCGAGGGCGATGCTCGGTGAGGGACCAGCGCACTGCCCCGCGGGGACCCCGACCGGGCGCTAAAAGGCGGGCGGCGGGACGGTGATGTCAGCGGGGCACGGAGCCCggccccccccaaaccctccctcccGGGgcgcccggccccgcagcgCTCCATGACTCCATCCCAGGCACCATATTTGGGGAAAGACTCCGAAAAACAGCGACGAAAGCCCGTGCTGGAGCATTCCCCGCGTGCCTCCGCcccagcggggccggggccagggCGGAACCGGGCCGGGGGCTGATGGAGTAAATCCTTTTATAGCcaggcggcagcgccgagggctCCTGCTCTGACTTCATGGCTGGTTTTCCCGTGCGCTCACCGCCGGGAGCCGGGCCGGCCGCGCCGGGTCCCCCCGCGGGGATGCTGCGGGGGCACGGGTGACACCCACGGGGCCCGCCTGGGGCTGCCGGGACCGGCAGCGAGGCTGCGGCATCCCGCGGGCACCGCGCCTGGGCAGCCCGCAGATCCCGGGATTCCCCCTGCCCCGCGGGCCCCAGCTGGAGCCGGTCAGGGCACAGCGCGGCAcgcagcagccctggcacctgGCACCGCGCTGCGAGGATGCCCCAGCCCGCAGGGAACTTTGCTGCCCGCGAAGTTGGACCCCCCTTGGGCATCCCTTACCCACCTGTGGGGCTGCCAGTGCCCCCGTGACCCACAGGCCACCCACACCCTCCCCACATGCACTCTCCAGGGCAGCATttctcagcccctgcagcatctcccccctcccaaaatcccgTGGGGAGAAGGGacccctggcaggcagcagaggcacGGGCAAAGTGCAGACACTTTAATGCGAGTCCCTTCCCAGCAGATCCCCGCGCGGGGAGCGCGGCACCTCGGGGGAGCGGCGGGGACCCACTGTGGCCACCCCTCCTGGGACGCTCCTGGAGGAGACACGAGCGGGGCCTCTCCGGCCGCTGCCACCACCGTGCTGGCCCCACGCACCCCCCTCCCACACCCACTTGACTCAGGCACTGAAGAGAGACCCACACCCACGTGCTTGGGGGGCCACGGGGCTGCTGGCACGGAGCTCGCCCCAATTCcccctctgtgcccacaggCACACGGAcacggagcagcagcagcagcagcaccttttCCAGTGTCACTTGCCACACAGGACGGATGCTCTGGtggccccccagccccatttttgGCTGTGACGggcccagggatgggcacaaaATGCCTGGAGGGACCCGGCTGATGGGGAGGAGGCAAACCAGGACCCCAGGGCTatgtggggagggggacagagtggctggcaggacctgcagcacagacatcCCTCCCCAGGGGTGGGTGCCCCTCCCGGAGCTGCAGCCGGGCGTTTGGCACAGTCCCAGGGCAGCGGGTGGCTGCAGGCTCCTAGAAGACGTAGATCTTGTCCCGCTGGACACAGTCCAGGTCATCGTCCAGCGTCAGCAGCACCTGTGGGGCGAGGGCagtgaggggagcaggacactggggacatggggacagtggctGCCGTGCCAGTGGAACCAGCACCTACCAGGAAGGAGCCGAACATGGCgatggaggagaggaaatgccAGATGTCATGGTCGTCAAAGAAGTCGAGCAGGATGCAGTCACGGTTGTGCTCCCGGGATTCAGCTGGTGTTTTCTGCCGGGCACAGGGCCAGCGTCactgttcctgcccatggccacCCTGCCCGCCCCGCTGCCTGTGCCACCCTCCTGCTCACCTGCCAGGTGCTGAGCCcctggaagaagaagaagagggcGAAGCCCCAGACCACGGAGGTGCTGATGATGCAGAGCAGGGGGATGAGCTTGATGCGCTCGCCACTgcggagctgcaggagaggccggGGTCACCGTGTGGGcgggggctggcagcagtgcccacctctgccctgccctgcccgctgGGGGCTGAGGGCTCAACTCCCACCTTCATGATAATGTAGAAGGCGAAGTAGAGGAGGAGGTTGCAGATGCCGATGGCCAGCAGGTAGGAAGCAAAATCATTGGGGCGGACAATGAGGCCGTAGGCAGCGCTGgggaggcagggacaggcagtggGGTCAGCCTGGGGGTCCCCCTGCCAtgcccactgtccccaaagcatGTCTGCAGCCCCCAGGAGATCAGGCAGCACATGGGGACTCCAGggtgccacagctgcagggggaCCCGTCATGCTGGGC
Encoded proteins:
- the TAGLN gene encoding transgelin, which produces MANKGPAYGMSRDVQSKIEKKYDDELEDRLVEWIVAQCGAAVGRPERGRLGFQVWLKNGIVLSRLVNSLYPDGSKPVKIPDAPPTMVFKQMEQIAQFLKAAEDYGVVKTDIFQTVDLFEAKDMAAVQRTLMALGSLAVTKNDGNYHGDPNWFMKKAQEHKREFTESQLKEGKNIIGLQMGSNKGASQAGMSYGRPRQIIS